The stretch of DNA AAGTGCGATGACAAACCCGGGGCAAGTCGGCCCGAATTTGACTAATGGAGCGCTCCTGTAAAGTCAATAGCTCAATCATTTTAGCAATGCAGAACATGGCATCAAAGCCAGGATGCAGTTGCGGGAAGATAAAGCCCATCTCGCCACTCCCACCCAGGATGACATGAGAGTTGGTATGGCAGGCTTCCATGAGAGCGGTCGGGTTAGCCTTGGTGCGGATGACCTTGCCATCGTGACGACGCGCAATTTGCTCAACGGCGCTGGAGGCATGAACTGGCACGACTACTGTGCCGCGTGGATTGCTGGTCAGCATCATGTCTACCATCAAGGCCGTGAGCATTTCTCCTCGAATTGGAATGCCTGCTTCATCCACCAAAATCATCTGCTCGCCATTGGCCGAAACTTGGACACCAAAGGTAGCCCGTAATGCTTCTACTACATGACCTAACTGGTTTAACAAGCCCTCGCGATCGGCTGTAGTTGGTGAATTCTGACTGAGGCTGGCATTCAGCACCACCGCATCGCAGCCAAACTTGCCCAACAACTGTGGTAAAACTGCGCCAGATACGGCATACACGTAGTCGATTACGACTTTGGAACTGCTGTGCCGCACCGCTTCAATGTTGATGTGCTTCTCAAAGGCAGTGCTGTAGATGTCGATAATTTGGCTGGGGTAGACGACATTCCCAATTTCGTGAATTAAGGCACGCCGAAAATCTTCTTTGAAATAAGCGCCTTCAATTTTCTTCTCTTGCGCCTTAGAAATGTTGATGCCTTTTTGATCAAAGAACTCAATCAAGATGTGGTCTGCCCGCTCTGGATGCACGCGCACATGAATGCCACCCCGCACCGATAAGGTAGGAACCGCTGTCCGAGCCACTGGAATGGCAGTTGCTTCTAGGTTTTGGACATTGACGCCGACAGACATCAAGCCAGCAATCAGCGATCGCGACACCATCCGAGAAATGCTGCGCTGGTCGCGAGAAACCGTGACTTGTGCGCCTGATTTCAAGGTAGAACCATAGGCTGCACCCAGTTTCACCGCAAACTCTGGCGTAATATCGACATTGGCTAAACCAGAAACACCCCGTTGCCCAAATAAATTGCGCTGAGCCGCATGCCCCCAAATTAAGTTGATGTTGAGAGTCGCTCCGGACTCAACCTTCTTGCTGGGCCAAATGCGGACGTTAGGGCTGACCTGAGCTTCTTCCCCAATGATGGAGAGCGAACCAATCACCGCTCCTTCCAGCACATGAGCGCGACGATCCACCCTAGTGCCACGGCCAATACAGCAAGCCCGCAGATGAGCTTCTTCTCCAACGATCGCCCCATTCCAGATAATAGGCCGCTTCAGGTCAGCGTCGGCTCCCACTGTGACATTGTCGCCAATCACCGTGCCAGCGCTAATCTGAACTCTAGACCCAATCCGGCAGTTATGCCCAATTAGAACAGGCGCTTCAATTTTGGTAGTGGAGTCAATGTGAGTATTTTGACCAATCCAGACACCAGGCGATCGCTCTTCATAGGCATAATCAAGCTTGACCCGTTGCTGCAAACCATCATATTGCGCGTCTCGATAAGCTTCCAAGTGACCGACATCGCACCAATATCCCTCAGCGATATAGCCATACATCGGCTCGTCTTTTTCGAGTAAGAGGGGAAACAGCTCTTTAGAGAAGTCAGACTCTTGATTGTCAGGCAGGTAATCTAAAACTTCTGGCTCCAAAATGTAGATGCCAGTATTAACAGTGTCCGAGAAAATTTCACTGGTTGAAGGTTTTTCTAAAAAGCGCCGAATGCGAGCTTGTTCATCAGTAATGACAACCCCAAACTCAATTGGGTTGGGCACACGAGTCAATACTAAAGTGGCTTTCGATCGCTTTTGTTTATGAAATTCAATGGCAGCCGTTAAATCAAAATCGGTGACACTATCACCACTAATGACTAAGAATGTTTGATCAAGTAATTCAGAAATATTTTTAACGCAGCCTGCGGTTCCTAGCGGCTGATCTTCTTCCACGGCATAAGTCATCTGTACGCCAAAATCACTGCCGTCTTGGAAGTAATCTCGCATTACATCAGGTAAATAATGC from Trichocoleus desertorum ATA4-8-CV12 encodes:
- a CDS encoding mannose-1-phosphate guanyltransferase is translated as MRAVLMAGGSGTRLRPLTCDLPKPMVPILNRPIAEHIVNLLKRHRITEIIATLHYLPDVMRDYFQDGSDFGVQMTYAVEEDQPLGTAGCVKNISELLDQTFLVISGDSVTDFDLTAAIEFHKQKRSKATLVLTRVPNPIEFGVVITDEQARIRRFLEKPSTSEIFSDTVNTGIYILEPEVLDYLPDNQESDFSKELFPLLLEKDEPMYGYIAEGYWCDVGHLEAYRDAQYDGLQQRVKLDYAYEERSPGVWIGQNTHIDSTTKIEAPVLIGHNCRIGSRVQISAGTVIGDNVTVGADADLKRPIIWNGAIVGEEAHLRACCIGRGTRVDRRAHVLEGAVIGSLSIIGEEAQVSPNVRIWPSKKVESGATLNINLIWGHAAQRNLFGQRGVSGLANVDITPEFAVKLGAAYGSTLKSGAQVTVSRDQRSISRMVSRSLIAGLMSVGVNVQNLEATAIPVARTAVPTLSVRGGIHVRVHPERADHILIEFFDQKGINISKAQEKKIEGAYFKEDFRRALIHEIGNVVYPSQIIDIYSTAFEKHINIEAVRHSSSKVVIDYVYAVSGAVLPQLLGKFGCDAVVLNASLSQNSPTTADREGLLNQLGHVVEALRATFGVQVSANGEQMILVDEAGIPIRGEMLTALMVDMMLTSNPRGTVVVPVHASSAVEQIARRHDGKVIRTKANPTALMEACHTNSHVILGGSGEMGFIFPQLHPGFDAMFCIAKMIELLTLQERSISQIRADLPRVCHRTYTVRCPWTAKGALMRHLVETHSAENLELVDGVKIFNNQHESWVLILPDAGEPLVHIFANSDDRGWVDEILREYRGRVQDFVDREEGMEDSKAESYSLLQM